Proteins encoded in a region of the Haloarchaeobius salinus genome:
- the pdxS gene encoding pyridoxal 5'-phosphate synthase lyase subunit PdxS: MTEETDLEELKRGTELVKRGFARMQKGGVIMDVVDEEQARIAEECGAVAVMALEAVPADIRKRGGVARMADPADVADIVDSVSIPVMGKSRIGHRKEAEILEAVGVDMIDESEVLTPADDAYHIDKREFTAPFVCGARNLGEALRRIDEGAAMIRTKGEAGTGDVNQAVHHQRTIKGAIRQLEGMNHEEREKWAREHEAPAELVHETAEMGRLPVVNFAAGGIATPADAALMMHHECDGIFVGSGIFGAENPREMGTAIVQAVNNWDDPETLAEIAANLGKSMKGDANVDLPEDEKMQGRGV, from the coding sequence CGAGGAACTCAAGCGAGGGACCGAACTCGTCAAGCGCGGGTTCGCCCGCATGCAGAAGGGCGGCGTCATCATGGACGTCGTGGACGAGGAGCAGGCCAGGATCGCCGAGGAGTGCGGCGCGGTGGCGGTCATGGCGCTCGAAGCCGTCCCGGCGGACATCCGGAAGCGCGGCGGCGTCGCGCGGATGGCCGACCCGGCGGACGTGGCCGACATCGTCGACAGCGTCTCCATCCCGGTGATGGGCAAGTCCCGCATCGGCCACCGGAAGGAGGCCGAGATCCTCGAAGCGGTCGGCGTCGACATGATCGACGAGAGCGAGGTGCTCACGCCCGCCGACGACGCGTACCACATCGACAAGCGCGAGTTCACCGCGCCGTTCGTCTGCGGTGCCCGGAACCTCGGTGAGGCCCTGCGCCGCATCGACGAGGGCGCGGCGATGATCCGGACGAAGGGCGAGGCCGGCACGGGCGACGTGAACCAGGCCGTCCACCACCAGCGCACCATCAAGGGCGCGATTCGCCAGCTCGAGGGCATGAACCACGAGGAGCGCGAGAAATGGGCCCGCGAGCACGAGGCTCCCGCGGAGCTCGTCCACGAGACCGCCGAGATGGGTCGGCTCCCGGTCGTGAACTTCGCGGCGGGCGGCATCGCGACGCCGGCCGACGCGGCGCTGATGATGCACCACGAGTGCGACGGCATCTTCGTCGGCTCCGGCATCTTCGGCGCGGAGAACCCCCGCGAGATGGGCACGGCAATCGTGCAGGCGGTGAACAACTGGGACGACCCGGAGACGCTCGCCGAGATCGCCGCCAACCTGGGCAAGAGCATGAAGGGCGACGCCAACGTCGACCTGCCCGAGGACGAGAAGATGCAGGGCCGCGGCGTCTGA
- a CDS encoding homoserine kinase: MLTVRAPATSANLGSGFDVFGLALSAPADVVRVEKAPEITIEVTGAGSQYIPTDPAKNTAGVVAQELDAPARIEIDKGVRPASGLGSSAASAAGAAVALNALYDRGYSDEELVRAAAEGEAVVSGAAHADNVAPAIVGGFTIARDDGVTSVDTELPLVVCLPDIVVSTRDAREVVPETVAMDDVVETVGSAATLTTGMHRNDPELVGRGLRESVVTPARAELVTGYDEAKRAALDAGATGVTISGAGPGVLAVCRRPGDRRRVAAAMLSGFDEAGVEARAYQTAVGGGAELFR; encoded by the coding sequence ATGCTCACAGTCCGCGCGCCGGCCACGAGCGCCAACCTCGGCAGCGGCTTCGACGTGTTCGGGCTGGCGCTGTCGGCCCCCGCGGACGTGGTCCGCGTGGAGAAGGCCCCCGAGATCACCATCGAGGTGACCGGCGCGGGCAGCCAGTACATCCCGACCGACCCGGCGAAGAACACGGCGGGCGTGGTCGCGCAGGAGCTCGACGCGCCTGCGCGCATCGAGATCGACAAGGGCGTTCGCCCCGCCTCCGGCCTCGGGTCCTCTGCCGCCAGTGCGGCGGGTGCTGCGGTCGCGCTGAACGCGCTGTACGACCGGGGCTACTCCGACGAGGAGCTCGTTCGTGCGGCGGCCGAGGGCGAGGCGGTCGTCTCGGGGGCGGCCCACGCCGACAACGTCGCGCCGGCAATCGTCGGTGGGTTCACCATCGCGCGGGACGACGGCGTCACGTCGGTCGACACCGAGCTGCCGCTGGTGGTCTGCCTGCCGGACATCGTCGTCTCGACCCGTGACGCCAGGGAGGTCGTCCCCGAGACGGTGGCGATGGACGACGTGGTCGAGACGGTCGGGAGCGCGGCGACGCTCACGACGGGGATGCACCGGAACGACCCCGAACTGGTCGGTCGCGGGCTCCGGGAGTCCGTGGTCACACCCGCCCGCGCCGAGCTCGTGACGGGCTACGACGAGGCGAAGCGAGCCGCCCTCGACGCGGGGGCGACCGGGGTGACCATCAGCGGGGCCGGCCCGGGCGTGCTGGCGGTCTGTCGCCGGCCCGGGGACCGTCGACGGGTCGCCGCGGCGATGCTCTCCGGCTTCGACGAGGCGGGCGTCGAGGCGCGCGCGTACCAGACCGCGGTCGGTGGTGGCGCGGAGCTGTTCCGCTGA
- a CDS encoding NAD(P)/FAD-dependent oxidoreductase translates to MTVGIVGGGIAGLAAAYRLQRHGHDVRVFEASDDLGGLAAVYETAGDPIEKFYHHLSKSEETIVELAEDLGVGDRVEWIYGNDGYYVDGVVHPLNTIWEIAAYPHMSLYDKFRLGMLTMEIDVRGGIPSFDTYDDLEAYEDVPIREFLVEHTTTGVYENFFEPLLDAKFGDRKDDVSAAWLLGRIKFRGERDLLKGEQLGYFDGSFAVLIDALIDGVGRENVRTGARVVDLQTTGDGAATADGGAVAAETGVAGTATVESVTVETDDGRETHDVDALVVAAMPNVLEELTGFECDIDFQGAVCAVVTMAESLMDETYWLNVAHDAPFGALIEHTNFVPPERYGGDHLLYVASYVQSPEEWLWQADDDEVETRWLEHIGEMFPDFDEARVEDVRISRNPRAAPVYERGYLDMVVPYDLADEVAEGVYYAGMASRAQYPERSLNGGILAGFECADRIDEKT, encoded by the coding sequence ATGACAGTCGGCATCGTCGGCGGTGGCATCGCCGGGCTCGCCGCCGCGTACCGCCTCCAGCGCCACGGCCACGACGTGCGCGTCTTCGAGGCGAGCGACGACCTCGGCGGGTTGGCCGCGGTGTACGAGACGGCGGGCGACCCCATCGAGAAGTTCTATCACCACCTCTCGAAGTCCGAGGAGACCATCGTCGAGCTGGCCGAGGACCTCGGCGTCGGCGACCGGGTCGAGTGGATCTACGGCAACGACGGCTACTACGTCGACGGTGTCGTCCACCCGCTGAACACCATCTGGGAGATCGCCGCCTACCCGCACATGAGCCTCTACGACAAGTTCCGGCTCGGGATGCTCACGATGGAGATAGACGTCCGCGGCGGGATTCCGAGCTTCGACACGTACGACGACCTCGAAGCGTACGAGGACGTTCCCATCCGCGAGTTCCTGGTCGAGCACACGACCACGGGCGTCTACGAGAACTTCTTCGAGCCGCTGCTGGACGCGAAGTTCGGCGACCGGAAGGACGACGTGTCGGCAGCGTGGCTCCTCGGACGCATCAAGTTCCGGGGCGAGCGCGACCTGCTGAAGGGCGAGCAGCTGGGCTACTTCGACGGCAGCTTCGCGGTGCTCATCGACGCGCTCATCGACGGGGTCGGGCGCGAGAACGTCCGGACCGGCGCGCGCGTCGTCGACCTCCAGACCACCGGAGACGGAGCCGCGACGGCCGACGGCGGGGCGGTGGCGGCCGAAACCGGGGTCGCCGGAACCGCCACAGTCGAGTCCGTCACCGTCGAGACCGACGACGGCCGCGAGACCCACGACGTGGACGCGCTCGTCGTCGCGGCGATGCCGAACGTACTGGAGGAGCTCACCGGCTTCGAGTGCGACATCGACTTCCAGGGCGCGGTCTGTGCGGTCGTCACGATGGCCGAGTCGCTCATGGACGAGACGTACTGGCTGAACGTCGCCCACGACGCGCCCTTCGGCGCGCTCATCGAGCACACGAACTTCGTCCCGCCGGAGCGGTACGGCGGCGACCACCTGCTGTACGTCGCGAGCTACGTCCAGTCGCCCGAGGAGTGGCTCTGGCAGGCCGACGACGACGAGGTCGAGACGCGCTGGCTGGAGCACATCGGGGAGATGTTCCCCGACTTCGACGAGGCGCGGGTCGAGGACGTGCGCATCTCCAGAAATCCCCGCGCCGCCCCGGTCTACGAGCGCGGCTACCTCGACATGGTCGTGCCCTACGACCTCGCGGACGAGGTGGCTGAGGGCGTCTACTACGCCGGGATGGCGAGCCGCGCGCAGTACCCCGAGCGGTCGCTCAACGGCGGCATCCTCGCGGGGTTCGAGTGCGCGGACCGCATCGACGAGAAGACCTGA
- a CDS encoding DUF6149 family protein: MKIRQNVKHFAFKAALTAPVVGEMANDRLVDMHTGIFLDRADEAHREERREHLDEFFDATMDTYLAALDYMPEAEAREITHVQANFDFYNHGWTEMMEFPADELEAHYERYREFFADHAITIDDPLGEFTPADGVAEAPSTPEKLDDPDHPHAEGGFADDVYVETADGEVVIGGQEEPEDVSPEDAPGVDPDEVEG, translated from the coding sequence ATGAAGATACGCCAGAACGTCAAGCACTTCGCGTTCAAGGCGGCGTTGACAGCGCCAGTCGTGGGCGAGATGGCCAACGACAGGCTGGTCGACATGCACACCGGCATCTTCCTCGACCGGGCCGACGAGGCCCACCGCGAGGAGCGCCGCGAACACCTCGACGAGTTCTTCGACGCGACGATGGACACGTACCTCGCCGCGCTCGACTACATGCCCGAGGCGGAGGCCCGCGAGATAACCCACGTCCAGGCGAACTTCGACTTCTACAACCACGGCTGGACCGAGATGATGGAGTTCCCCGCCGACGAGCTGGAGGCCCACTACGAGCGCTACCGCGAGTTCTTCGCGGACCACGCCATCACCATCGACGACCCGCTCGGCGAGTTCACGCCCGCGGACGGCGTGGCCGAGGCCCCCTCGACGCCGGAGAAGCTCGACGACCCGGACCACCCCCACGCGGAGGGCGGCTTCGCCGACGACGTGTACGTCGAGACGGCCGACGGCGAGGTCGTCATCGGCGGGCAGGAGGAGCCCGAGGACGTCTCGCCGGAGGATGCGCCCGGCGTGGACCCGGACGAGGTCGAGGGCTGA
- a CDS encoding NAD(P)/FAD-dependent oxidoreductase, producing MTESYVIIGDGIAGGSAAKTLREESPDADITVITDEGEPLYNRILIKEYAKGKIPMEDPLFLHDEEWYEERDIALELNTHVTRIDSDGHVVHTHEGDEYEYDGLLVATGGTPRQLPVDNSDAEGVHHFWTFQDARGIADHAEESESGIVVGAGLLGIDFAAICGARGIEANYLMRGDCWWRYALSEDGAGIIHDALRELDVEPVFQSGVDHFTVDDDGHVTGAVDPNGEEFEGEFVGVSIGLDFNTEFLRGSGIETDGGIVVDEYMETNVDDIYAAGDITRFYDVILEEHAQNGSWDSAKKQGAVAAKNMTNDEPEEFRHVSSYSISHFKDLPFVSFGHPTIGDDDRERKYSDTEWRRLTFMNDKLIGGVLIGDLKLQSAFKRIIREERDLSGQKDLLLDEDFEMEMLDAAAQEQ from the coding sequence ATGACCGAGTCGTACGTCATCATCGGCGATGGTATCGCCGGTGGGTCCGCGGCGAAGACACTTCGGGAGGAGTCGCCCGACGCCGACATCACCGTCATCACAGACGAGGGTGAGCCCCTCTACAATCGCATTCTGATCAAGGAGTACGCGAAGGGGAAGATCCCGATGGAGGACCCCCTGTTCCTCCACGACGAGGAGTGGTACGAGGAGCGCGACATCGCCCTCGAACTGAACACCCACGTCACCCGCATCGACTCGGACGGCCACGTCGTCCACACGCACGAGGGTGACGAGTACGAGTACGACGGCCTGCTCGTCGCGACCGGTGGCACCCCGCGACAGCTCCCGGTCGACAACTCCGACGCCGAGGGCGTCCATCACTTCTGGACGTTCCAGGACGCTCGCGGCATCGCCGACCACGCCGAGGAGTCCGAGTCCGGCATCGTCGTCGGTGCGGGCCTGCTCGGCATCGACTTCGCCGCCATCTGTGGCGCGCGGGGCATCGAGGCGAACTACCTCATGCGGGGCGACTGCTGGTGGCGTTACGCGCTCAGCGAGGACGGCGCGGGCATCATCCACGACGCGCTCCGCGAGCTGGACGTCGAGCCCGTCTTCCAGTCCGGCGTCGACCACTTCACCGTCGACGACGACGGCCACGTCACGGGCGCGGTCGACCCCAACGGCGAGGAGTTCGAGGGCGAGTTCGTCGGCGTCTCCATCGGCCTCGACTTCAACACCGAGTTCCTGCGCGGCAGCGGCATCGAGACGGACGGCGGCATCGTCGTCGACGAGTACATGGAGACCAACGTCGACGACATCTACGCCGCGGGTGACATCACCCGGTTCTACGACGTCATCCTCGAGGAGCACGCCCAGAACGGCTCCTGGGACTCCGCGAAGAAACAGGGCGCGGTCGCCGCGAAGAACATGACCAACGACGAGCCCGAGGAGTTCCGCCACGTCTCCTCGTACTCCATCTCGCACTTCAAGGACCTCCCGTTCGTCTCCTTCGGCCACCCGACCATCGGCGACGACGACCGCGAGCGCAAGTACTCGGACACGGAGTGGCGGCGGCTCACCTTCATGAACGACAAGCTCATCGGCGGCGTCCTCATCGGCGACCTCAAGCTCCAGTCCGCCTTCAAGCGCATCATCCGCGAGGAGCGCGACCTCAGCGGCCAGAAGGACCTCCTGCTCGATGAGGACTTCGAGATGGAGATGCTCGACGCGGCGGCACAGGAGCAGTAA
- a CDS encoding DUF7124 domain-containing protein: MNGDGTMTLALELSALERLANPELVFDDARRWSKYVGVVSDKPTYVVTNFTRKNRIRQDFFSGPRGKGESLESVGEQFDTDRHVFVGTTEEDAELADEVGWEYLPIEDAADAAGWEMGEPADDEEPEEQVRDDWP; encoded by the coding sequence ATGAACGGCGACGGCACGATGACGCTGGCGCTCGAACTCTCCGCGCTCGAGCGTCTCGCGAATCCGGAGTTGGTGTTCGACGACGCACGGCGCTGGAGCAAGTACGTCGGCGTCGTCTCCGACAAACCCACCTACGTCGTGACGAACTTCACCCGGAAGAACCGCATCCGGCAGGACTTCTTCTCGGGGCCACGCGGCAAGGGTGAGAGCCTGGAGAGCGTCGGCGAACAGTTCGACACCGACCGGCACGTCTTCGTCGGCACGACCGAGGAGGACGCCGAACTCGCCGACGAGGTCGGCTGGGAGTACCTCCCCATCGAGGATGCCGCCGACGCCGCGGGCTGGGAGATGGGCGAGCCCGCGGACGACGAGGAGCCGGAGGAACAGGTCCGCGACGACTGGCCCTGA
- a CDS encoding DUF5815 family protein, whose protein sequence is MTEPRVPGGSGTELSLPDGPTVDVGEIDLGMREYVRDGERYAVVMDVHPPSRFFPESLVEVLRATIEPADEFDEFGTVHIMGIVMEEFPEKVASADVSDDGTVGCSMIWLADFTDRRLHEIVVELVVELMEHAVSHSDDDTAMSEFERQMLEFDVGEFVEAYREQRDFESEHDRAL, encoded by the coding sequence ATGACCGAGCCACGCGTCCCCGGTGGGTCCGGGACGGAGCTGTCGCTGCCGGACGGTCCGACGGTCGACGTCGGCGAGATCGACCTCGGGATGCGGGAGTACGTGCGTGACGGCGAACGCTACGCGGTCGTGATGGACGTCCACCCGCCGTCGCGGTTCTTCCCGGAGTCGCTGGTCGAGGTGCTCCGTGCGACCATCGAGCCGGCCGACGAGTTCGACGAGTTCGGGACGGTCCACATCATGGGCATCGTGATGGAGGAGTTCCCGGAGAAGGTCGCCAGCGCGGACGTGTCCGACGACGGTACCGTGGGCTGCTCGATGATCTGGCTGGCCGATTTCACGGACCGGCGACTCCACGAGATCGTCGTCGAGCTGGTCGTCGAGCTGATGGAGCACGCCGTCAGCCACAGCGACGACGACACCGCCATGTCCGAGTTCGAGCGCCAGATGCTGGAGTTCGACGTGGGCGAGTTCGTCGAGGCGTACCGCGAGCAGCGCGACTTCGAGAGCGAGCACGACCGCGCGCTCTGA
- the carB gene encoding carbamoyl-phosphate synthase large subunit — protein sequence MTGGTADDTGDGRTILLIGSGPIQIGQAAEFDYSGAQACRALQEEGARVVLVNSNPATIMTDPEMADKVYVEPITTDAIAEIIRRENPDGVIAGLGGQTGLNVTAALSEEGILAEHDVEIMGTPLDTIYATEDRDLFRQRMEKIGQPVPASTTISLDEDESVGALTEDDLVGRVEDAVDAVGGLPVIARTTYTLGGSGSGVVHEMDELVSRVRKGLRLSRNDEVLITESIAGWVELEYEVMRDADDSCIIICNMENLDPMGIHTGESTVVTPSQVIPDDGHQEMRDAALEVIRELGIQGGCNIQFAWHDDGTPGGEYRVVEVNPRVSRSSALASKATGYPIARVTAKVALGKRLHEIDNQITGETTAAFEPAIDYVVTKVPRWPIDKFEDTDFTLSTAMKSTGEAMAIGRTFEESLLKSLRSSEYDPAEDFGELEDDELTEQYLERPSPDRPYAMFEAFERGFDVETVVEATGIYEWYVERFQRIVEASKEVVDGEFTPAATAGFTNAEISALAGNVFEDSSLTWLPETRGAWREATEVVAGADGETEELPVSAARAGVGQVEADVPGRTYKQVDTCAGEFEASTPYYYSSRKPEWFSGPYEGAEAAAGELQVDRDAESVVVVGGGPIRIGQGVEFDYCSVHAVQALEELDIDAHVVNNNPETVSTDYDTSDGLFFEPITAEEVADVIEVTDADGVMIQFGGQTSVDIGEPLADELERRGVECDIMGTSVEAMDLAEDRDRFNRLMDERGIAQPKGGSATSEEEALELARDLGYPVLVRPSYVLGGRAMRIVHDDAELEEYIEEAVRVSPDKPILVDEFLEDAIELDVDAVSDGEDVLLGGIMEHIESAGVHSGDSACVIPPRSLDDATAARVREVVEEIADALDTVGLMNVQLAVKDGEVYVLEANPRSSRTVPYVSKATGVPIAKLAAKVMAGETLADLDVAEQVPTHYSVKEVVLPFDRLPNSDPRLGPEMKSTGEVMGTASTFGMAYWKAQDAAGNAIEPGGVAVVDLDVDGYDEYFDVTAFDDVEAAIIEATVDLVVSDDVDALKTAVEEEVAYLSTEASARAFLEGLAAKEGDLEVLPVQERPRTQQRWG from the coding sequence ATGACCGGCGGGACAGCGGACGACACCGGCGACGGACGCACGATACTTCTCATCGGCAGCGGTCCCATCCAGATCGGACAGGCCGCCGAGTTCGACTACTCCGGCGCGCAGGCGTGCCGGGCGCTCCAGGAGGAGGGCGCACGAGTCGTGCTGGTCAACTCGAACCCGGCGACCATCATGACGGACCCGGAGATGGCCGACAAGGTGTACGTCGAGCCCATCACCACCGACGCCATCGCGGAGATCATCCGGAGGGAGAACCCGGACGGCGTCATCGCGGGCCTCGGCGGCCAGACCGGCCTCAACGTCACCGCGGCGCTCTCCGAGGAGGGCATCCTGGCGGAGCACGACGTGGAGATCATGGGCACGCCGCTGGACACCATCTACGCGACGGAGGACCGCGACCTCTTCCGCCAGCGCATGGAGAAGATCGGCCAGCCCGTCCCAGCATCGACGACGATCTCGCTCGACGAGGACGAGTCCGTGGGCGCACTCACCGAGGACGACCTCGTCGGGCGCGTCGAGGACGCCGTCGACGCGGTCGGCGGTCTGCCGGTCATCGCACGCACGACGTACACGCTGGGCGGCTCCGGCTCGGGCGTCGTCCACGAGATGGACGAACTCGTCAGCCGCGTCCGCAAGGGTCTGCGCCTCTCGCGCAACGACGAGGTGCTCATCACCGAGTCCATCGCGGGCTGGGTCGAACTGGAGTACGAGGTCATGCGCGACGCCGACGACTCCTGCATCATCATCTGCAACATGGAGAACCTCGACCCGATGGGCATCCACACGGGCGAGTCCACCGTCGTCACCCCCTCGCAGGTCATCCCCGACGACGGCCACCAGGAGATGCGCGACGCCGCACTCGAGGTCATCCGCGAGCTCGGCATCCAGGGCGGCTGTAACATCCAGTTCGCCTGGCACGACGACGGCACCCCAGGCGGCGAGTACAGGGTGGTGGAGGTGAACCCACGTGTCTCCCGGTCCTCCGCGCTCGCCTCGAAGGCGACGGGCTACCCCATCGCCCGCGTGACGGCGAAGGTCGCACTCGGCAAGCGCCTCCACGAGATCGACAACCAGATCACCGGCGAGACGACCGCCGCCTTCGAGCCCGCCATCGACTACGTGGTGACGAAGGTGCCACGCTGGCCCATCGACAAGTTCGAGGACACCGACTTCACGCTCTCGACGGCGATGAAGTCCACCGGCGAGGCGATGGCCATCGGCCGCACGTTCGAGGAGAGCCTGCTCAAGTCGCTCCGCAGCTCCGAGTACGACCCCGCCGAGGACTTCGGCGAGCTGGAGGACGACGAGCTGACCGAGCAGTACCTCGAACGCCCGAGCCCGGACCGCCCGTACGCGATGTTCGAGGCGTTCGAGCGCGGCTTCGACGTCGAGACGGTCGTCGAGGCGACCGGCATCTACGAGTGGTACGTCGAGCGTTTCCAGCGTATCGTCGAGGCCAGCAAGGAGGTCGTCGACGGCGAGTTCACGCCCGCCGCGACGGCCGGCTTCACGAACGCCGAGATATCCGCGCTCGCGGGCAACGTCTTCGAGGACAGCAGCCTCACCTGGCTCCCGGAGACGCGCGGTGCCTGGCGCGAGGCCACCGAGGTCGTGGCAGGGGCCGACGGCGAGACCGAGGAGCTCCCCGTCTCGGCGGCCCGGGCCGGCGTCGGTCAGGTCGAGGCCGACGTACCCGGCAGGACGTACAAGCAGGTCGACACCTGTGCCGGCGAGTTCGAGGCGTCGACGCCGTACTACTACTCCTCGCGCAAGCCCGAGTGGTTCTCCGGGCCCTACGAGGGAGCCGAGGCCGCGGCGGGCGAACTCCAGGTCGACCGCGACGCAGAGAGCGTCGTCGTGGTCGGCGGCGGCCCCATCCGCATCGGGCAGGGCGTCGAGTTCGACTACTGCTCGGTCCACGCGGTGCAGGCCCTCGAAGAGCTGGATATCGACGCCCACGTCGTGAACAACAACCCCGAAACCGTCTCGACGGACTACGACACCTCCGACGGGCTGTTCTTCGAGCCGATCACCGCCGAGGAGGTCGCCGACGTCATCGAGGTGACCGACGCCGACGGCGTGATGATCCAGTTCGGCGGCCAGACCTCCGTCGACATCGGCGAGCCGCTCGCCGACGAGCTCGAACGCCGCGGCGTCGAGTGCGACATCATGGGCACCTCGGTCGAGGCGATGGACCTCGCGGAGGACCGCGACCGCTTCAACCGGCTGATGGACGAACGCGGCATCGCCCAGCCGAAGGGCGGAAGCGCCACGAGTGAGGAGGAGGCCCTCGAACTCGCACGCGACCTCGGGTATCCGGTGCTCGTCCGCCCGAGCTACGTCCTGGGCGGCCGCGCGATGCGCATCGTCCACGACGACGCGGAGCTCGAGGAGTACATCGAGGAGGCGGTGCGCGTCTCGCCGGACAAGCCCATCCTCGTCGACGAGTTCCTCGAGGACGCCATCGAACTGGACGTCGACGCCGTCAGCGACGGTGAGGACGTGCTGCTCGGCGGCATCATGGAGCACATCGAGTCCGCCGGCGTGCACTCCGGCGACTCCGCCTGCGTCATCCCGCCGCGTTCGCTCGACGACGCGACGGCGGCCCGGGTCCGCGAGGTCGTCGAGGAGATCGCCGACGCGCTCGACACGGTCGGCCTCATGAACGTCCAGCTCGCCGTCAAAGATGGCGAGGTGTACGTGCTGGAGGCGAACCCGCGCTCCTCGCGCACGGTCCCGTACGTCTCGAAGGCGACGGGCGTCCCCATCGCCAAGCTCGCGGCGAAGGTGATGGCCGGCGAGACGCTCGCCGACCTCGACGTGGCAGAGCAGGTGCCGACCCACTACTCGGTGAAGGAGGTCGTCCTGCCGTTCGACCGGCTGCCGAACTCGGACCCGCGCCTCGGCCCGGAGATGAAGTCCACCGGCGAGGTCATGGGCACGGCGAGCACGTTCGGGATGGCGTACTGGAAGGCCCAGGATGCCGCGGGCAACGCCATCGAACCCGGCGGTGTCGCCGTCGTCGACCTCGACGTCGACGGCTACGACGAGTACTTCGACGTCACCGCGTTCGACGACGTGGAGGCCGCCATCATCGAGGCGACGGTCGACCTGGTCGTCAGCGACGACGTCGACGCGCTGAAGACCGCCGTCGAGGAGGAGGTCGCCTACCTCTCCACCGAGGCCTCCGCGAGGGCGTTCCTCGAGGGGCTGGCCGCGAAGGAGGGCGACCTCGAGGTGCTGCCGGTGCAGGAGCGTCCGCGGACCCAGCAGCGCTGGGGCTGA
- a CDS encoding methyl-accepting chemotaxis protein → MVTGVLRGVTRRLRRVVDPRASLTGKFVAAAAASTLVAFAVVTVAVWQATVHLATTYGEAQAIYRGGILALAVVVSGNVVALALVERSVVRGVRSLDRETRRVSETGRFETSFEPTRRDEVGQLAWSVAELRDQLASQVDTVESLNRELATTATAQTRTLSAARRGDLTGRMDEETGVPQFDALATSFNGMMDQMETMVAEVRSFSQSVADAAREADGNATTAREGTVEVTRATRSISEGVDSQHAQLADTAQAMADLVDRVEAVADRAETVAEKSEAAAAATDEGAAAATDALDAVGAIERRTASSVDEIESLSRTVADVSDLADRVRDLTEQTEHLAMNTELEAKKSNDDGSMSHLGRQIRTLSNDTEAAAAEIEDALESVEADTESALAEIERTQAAVERGTDTIESALGAFDAVEEVVDETATDASRIDAATDAQTERVAEMRANVETVREIGAETAMEASQVATTAGEQETVIGSIEQRVDWLAESAGKLERALEQFTVRSPDSKPGTAVEGSR, encoded by the coding sequence ATGGTAACTGGAGTACTTCGCGGGGTGACCCGGCGGCTCCGTCGGGTGGTCGACCCACGGGCGTCGCTGACGGGGAAGTTCGTGGCCGCCGCGGCCGCGTCCACGCTCGTCGCGTTCGCCGTGGTGACGGTCGCGGTGTGGCAGGCGACCGTCCACCTCGCGACGACGTACGGGGAGGCACAGGCGATCTACCGCGGCGGCATCCTGGCGCTTGCCGTCGTGGTCTCGGGCAACGTCGTCGCGCTCGCGCTCGTCGAGCGGTCTGTGGTGCGCGGGGTCAGGAGCCTCGACCGCGAGACGCGCCGGGTGTCCGAGACGGGGCGCTTCGAGACGTCGTTCGAGCCGACGCGACGCGACGAGGTCGGCCAGCTTGCCTGGAGCGTCGCCGAACTCCGCGACCAGCTCGCCTCGCAGGTCGACACCGTGGAGTCACTGAACCGCGAGCTGGCGACGACCGCGACCGCCCAGACCCGGACGCTCTCGGCGGCCCGTCGCGGCGACCTCACCGGCCGGATGGACGAGGAGACCGGCGTCCCGCAGTTCGACGCGCTCGCGACGAGCTTCAACGGGATGATGGACCAGATGGAGACGATGGTCGCCGAGGTCCGGTCGTTCTCGCAGTCCGTCGCGGACGCCGCCCGCGAGGCCGACGGGAACGCGACCACGGCCCGGGAGGGCACCGTCGAGGTGACCAGGGCGACGCGGTCCATCAGCGAGGGCGTCGACAGCCAGCACGCTCAGCTCGCGGACACCGCACAGGCGATGGCGGATCTCGTCGACCGCGTCGAGGCCGTCGCCGACCGTGCGGAGACCGTCGCCGAGAAATCGGAGGCTGCCGCCGCGGCGACCGACGAGGGTGCGGCCGCCGCGACGGACGCATTGGACGCCGTCGGGGCCATCGAGCGACGGACGGCCTCGTCCGTCGACGAGATCGAGTCGCTCTCGCGGACGGTCGCCGACGTCTCCGACCTCGCCGACCGGGTGCGCGACCTCACCGAGCAGACCGAGCACCTCGCGATGAACACCGAACTGGAGGCGAAGAAGTCGAACGACGACGGCAGCATGAGCCACCTCGGCAGGCAGATACGGACGCTCTCGAACGACACCGAGGCCGCAGCCGCCGAGATCGAGGATGCGCTCGAGTCGGTCGAGGCCGACACCGAGTCGGCGCTCGCCGAGATCGAGCGCACGCAGGCCGCGGTCGAGCGCGGCACCGACACCATCGAGTCGGCGCTGGGGGCGTTCGACGCCGTCGAGGAGGTGGTCGACGAGACCGCCACCGACGCCTCGCGTATCGACGCCGCGACCGACGCCCAGACGGAACGGGTCGCCGAGATGCGCGCGAACGTCGAGACGGTCCGCGAGATCGGTGCGGAGACCGCGATGGAGGCCTCGCAGGTGGCGACGACCGCCGGCGAGCAGGAGACGGTCATCGGGTCCATCGAGCAGCGCGTCGACTGGCTCGCCGAGAGCGCCGGCAAGCTCGAGCGGGCACTGGAGCAGTTCACGGTGCGCTCGCCGGACTCGAAGCCCGGCACCGCGGTGGAGGGGAGTCGATGA